A segment of the Gloeocapsa sp. PCC 73106 genome:
ATCTGACCTATGATGAAGCTAGTATCAAGCTTGGGAATCGCTTTGAGTCGGATTTACTGCGCACCCAGAAGATTTTAAACGCCTATGATACTCACTCTTGGATGCGTCCAGGTGTCGGTTTTTGTACGGCTAAAATGATAACTATTGCTCAAAAGCATGGCTACTCTATCGCTCTAGGTTCTATTTTTCCCTACGATACTTTAATTACTTCTTCTAGATTTACTCGGTGGTTTATCGGGGTTAATCTGCGTCGGGGTGCGATTATTATCCTCCACGATGGCAAAAATCAACGGGGTAAGCGTACCTCAGAAGCGCTAAGGGGAGTTCTAGAAATGATCAACCGGCGTGGTTATAAGGTGGTGAATCTGTCGACTTTACTGGAGGTGGGAGAACCCTTATCCAGTAAAATACCTTTGGTTCAACCCGTGGTAGATTTGATTCGAGAGCCTTTGATTGTGTTATTGCTGTCGACTCCCCGATGGCTTATGGTTTTACTGGGAATGGTGATTTCAATCTATATTTATGGAAGAAGAAAAAGATAGGAATGCCCCGTACCTTCATGTCCGGGAGGATGTCAATCAAAGGAGACAGAATTATCCAACTCACCCTGTAGATATTTATGAAGGATTTCTTCAGTCAGGCGAGGTACAGATTTGTTCCTGCGAGAGGCTAACTCTTTAATTTTTTGTCCGTCTTCTGGCGATAAGAGGATTTCGATCTTTTCTAGGAGCATCTGATGCTGGGCGTAGCTCTGATAGCGTTGTTTTTCCAGGGTGAGGTTCTTGACGCTAACCCATTCTTCGTTTTCCACGCTTTGAAGCAAGTTTTTTTCTTCTTGGCTTAAAGAAGTCACAATCTTAACCTCCTAAATATTTCTTCTTGAGGTTCAATAGGTATTGATGGGCGTGTTCGAGATTGCGAAGAGCTTGAGGGAGCCACCTAATTTGCATTACTTAACTTAGCAAAGGTATTTTTAACCTCTTCAGGAGTAGCAAAATCCCCCGCTTCTGCTTCAGCAACTCCCCTTTTTATCTCTTCGATCTGCCAACGGTACATTTCTAAGTACATCTGAATCGCTTCGTTGAGGATGTAACTTCTATCGCAGTTCATACTTGCTGCAAGCGCGTCAAGTGCAAGCTTTTTGTCACTATCAACTTGGAAAGTCACATTTTCTTTATTCATAGCTTTACATTATAATACATTATATCTTTATTTTTGTTCTTCATTCATAAATATGTGGTTGGATGATAATTGGCAACGATATGACCATTTCCAATCAATCGGTATTTATATGTTACTAAACCTTCTAAGCCTACCGGTCCTCTGGGGGGCATTTTTTGAGTACTAATACCTACTTCAGCGCCAAAGCCGTAACGGAAGCCATCAGCGAAACGGGTAGAGCAATTGTGAAAAACTCCGGCTGAGTCTACTTGATTGAGGAAGATAGCGGCGGTTTCTTTATCTTGAGTAACGATCGCGTCGGTATGTTTAGAGCCATAGGTATTAATATGGGCGATCGCTTCTTCTGGAGAGGAAACTAATTTTATTGATAGGATTAAATCACAGTATTCGGTGCGCCAGTCAATTTCTGTTGCTGGTGCTATGTCTAAATATTGACGCGTTGCTTGATCTCCGAGTAGAGTGACGTGATGTTGAGCTAGAGCTTCCGCTACTCGAGGTAAAAAGACGGGGGCGATCGCTTCATGAACTAATAATGTTTCAATTGAGTTACATGCTGCGGGATATTGAGTTTTAGCGTCTACGGTAATAGCGATAGCTTGCTCTAAATCTGCTTTAGCGTCGACGTAGAGATGACAAATACCATCAGCGTGACCCAAAACTGGAATTTTGGTATTAGCTTGAATATAGCGCACAAACTCATTAGAACCCCGGGGAATAATCAAATCTAGATACTCTTCTAAAGCTAATAAAGCGTGAATTTCTTCTCTAGTGGTGAGCAACTGAATAACATCGGGACTAACTTGAGTGGTAGTTAGAGCATTTTTAATTACTTTGGTGAGAATCTGACAAGAATTAGTCGCTTCTTTTCCTCCTTTGAGGATGACTCCGTTACCCGATTTAATCGCTAAGCTAGTAATTTGAATTAATGCTTCTGGACGAGCTTCAAAAATGACTCCCAACACTCCTAGGGGACAAGTTATCCTCTCCAAGATTAAACCCTCAGCTAGTTGGCGATGGATTTGACGCACACCGAGAGGATCAGCTATTTTAGCTACGTCTCTGACTCCTGCGATCGCTGTTGCTAATTTGCTTTCTCCCAACTTTAAGCGCGCGTAGAGAGGTTCGGGTATACCTGATTCAGTTGCTTGAGTTAAATCGGCTTGATTAGCTGCTAAAATTTCGGCTTTTGAGGCTTCTAGACTGGAGGCGATCGCTTCACAAGCTTCATTTCGCGCGGCTTCGTTAAGAATTGCCAGATTTTGAGCGCCAGAACGAGTTTTTCGAGCAATTGTTTCCAAATTTATTTCTCCAAACTTTAACAATACTCTGATTTTTGAC
Coding sequences within it:
- a CDS encoding polysaccharide deacetylase family protein; the encoded protein is MLVRNLVIIAVLLLLLRVILFPSTGVVRSVSPWICPGAVYEVKTEKPWVALTIDDGPNPDPMEQTTQDILGILSKDNVSATWFLIGSHVEQKGAIVEEMVSQGQELGNHLTYDEASIKLGNRFESDLLRTQKILNAYDTHSWMRPGVGFCTAKMITIAQKHGYSIALGSIFPYDTLITSSRFTRWFIGVNLRRGAIIILHDGKNQRGKRTSEALRGVLEMINRRGYKVVNLSTLLEVGEPLSSKIPLVQPVVDLIREPLIVLLLSTPRWLMVLLGMVISIYIYGRRKR
- a CDS encoding CopG family ribbon-helix-helix protein — protein: MNKENVTFQVDSDKKLALDALAASMNCDRSYILNEAIQMYLEMYRWQIEEIKRGVAEAEAGDFATPEEVKNTFAKLSNAN
- a CDS encoding glutamate-5-semialdehyde dehydrogenase; translation: METIARKTRSGAQNLAILNEAARNEACEAIASSLEASKAEILAANQADLTQATESGIPEPLYARLKLGESKLATAIAGVRDVAKIADPLGVRQIHRQLAEGLILERITCPLGVLGVIFEARPEALIQITSLAIKSGNGVILKGGKEATNSCQILTKVIKNALTTTQVSPDVIQLLTTREEIHALLALEEYLDLIIPRGSNEFVRYIQANTKIPVLGHADGICHLYVDAKADLEQAIAITVDAKTQYPAACNSIETLLVHEAIAPVFLPRVAEALAQHHVTLLGDQATRQYLDIAPATEIDWRTEYCDLILSIKLVSSPEEAIAHINTYGSKHTDAIVTQDKETAAIFLNQVDSAGVFHNCSTRFADGFRYGFGAEVGISTQKMPPRGPVGLEGLVTYKYRLIGNGHIVANYHPTTYL